A stretch of Brassica rapa cultivar Chiifu-401-42 chromosome A08, CAAS_Brap_v3.01, whole genome shotgun sequence DNA encodes these proteins:
- the LOC103836632 gene encoding pre-mRNA-splicing factor 18 yields the protein MDLLRQEILKKRQSLSEESGGKKFYKRSEIEQKKLQKLREEERREHELKAQRRAAAAAADNGGKSSIDSSAPGSSTASASTKSSASESAAIADSKSLTDEKNIETLTLPRQEVIRRLRILKQPVTLFGEDDQARLDRLKYVLKEGLFEVDSDVTDGQTNDFLRDISELKKRQKSGIMGDRKRKGRDERGREEGDRGETRDGELSSGGESSDVDADKDLKRLKSNFEDLCDEDKILVFYKKLLIEWKQELDAVENTERRTAKGKKNVATFKQCARYLTPLFNLCRKKGLPSDIRQALMVMVKHCIKRDYLAAMDHYIKLAIGNAPWPIGVTMVGIHERSAREKIHTNSVAHIMNDETTRKYLQSVKRLMTFCQRRYPTMPSKAVEFNSLANGSDLQSLLAEERHFGGDRAQVSEERLRLMPSQNDS from the exons ATGGATCTGCTGAGGCAAGAGATTCTGAAGAAAAGGCAGAGTCTCTCCGAGGAATCCGGTGGAAAGAAGTTCTACAAGCGATCCGAGATCGAGCAGAAGAAACTCCAGAAGCTTCGCGAGGAAGAGCGACGCGAGCATGAGCTCAAGGCCCAGCGTAGAGCCGCCGCCGCAGCAGCTGATAACGGTGGAAAATCATCTATCGATTCATCTGCTCCTGGCTCTTCTACAGCTTCTGCATCTACCAAATCCTCCGCATCGGAGTCAGCTGCCATCGCTGATTCCAAATCCCTAACCGACGAGAAGAACATCGAAACCCTAACTCTCCCGAGGCAAGAAGTGATTCGACGACTGAGAATCCTCAAGCAGCCGGTGACTCTCTTCGGGGAGGACGATCAGGCGCGCCTCGATCGACTCAAGTACGTGCTGAAGGAAGGGCTGTTCGAGGTCGACAGCGACGTGACCGACGGGCAGACGAATGATTTCCTGCGTGACATCTCTGAGCTGAAGAAGAGGCAGAAGAGTGGTATCATGGGGGATAGGAAGAGGAAAGGTAGAGatgagagagggagagaggaaGGCGACAGAGGGGAGACTAGGGATGGTGAGCTTAGTAGTGGTGGTGAGTCTAGTGATGTTGATGCTGATAAGGATTTGAAGCGTTTGAAGTCTAACTTCGAGGATCTTTGTGATGAGGATAAGATACTTGTGTTCTACAAGAAGCTGTTGATTGAGTGGAAACAGGAGCTTGATGCTGTGGAGAACACTGAGAGGAGGACTGCTAAAGGAAAGAAGAATGTAGCCACTTTTAAGCAGTGTGCTAGGTACCTTACTCCTCTCTTCAACTTATGCAGGAAGAAG GGTTTGCCATCTGATATTCGTCAAGCTTTAATGGTGATGGTTAAACACTGCATAAAGCGAGACTACCTAGCTGCAATGGATCACTACATCAAACTAGCCATAGGAAATGCACCATGGCCCATCGGTGTGACTATGGTTGGTATCCACGAACGTTCCGCGCGAGAGAAGATTCACACCAACAGTGTTGCTCACATCATGAACGACGAGACCACTCGCAAGTATCTCCAGTCAGTTAAAAGATTGATGACATTCTGCCAAAGACGTTACCCAACTATGCCTTCTAAAGCCGTTGAGTTCAACAGCTTAGCCAACGGAAGTGATTTACAGTCGTTGCTCGCTGAGGAGAGGCATTTTGGTGGTGATCGCGCACAAGTCTCGGAAGAGAGACTCCGCCTCATGCCTTCTCAGAACGACAGCTAG